The Aedes aegypti strain LVP_AGWG chromosome 3, AaegL5.0 Primary Assembly, whole genome shotgun sequence genome contains a region encoding:
- the LOC5574259 gene encoding uncharacterized protein LOC5574259: MNRFIAALAFLAVVQALSIDDRTLDVNINVEKNSNSYFHSKLNEGSFQYGLDVEKPVDHHFQHKVKGPDGVTYGCYGFVDPDGKPHLTHYVSDVKGYRVLAPESATKIYIGRLEKSIDNIYQASQAKDVQWKDLFFPPACRTLYADLLKNSPTTARPATPRPTPVRTTPAPIPFEPDFGGSNVHESIVPHDNAPCSQVCTDLKSELQEIKSKLKTLIDSLAQNESKQKFTGSAGGNQTYAYFPVMLSNSVPGGATPGQIAMPAFQCGRQ, translated from the exons ATGAATCGTTTTATTGCAGCG TTGGCCTTCCTCGCAGTGGTGCAAGCCCTATCAATCGACGATCGCACCCTGGATGTCAACATCAACGTTGAAAAGAACTCCAACTCCTACTTCCACAGCAAACTCAACGAAGGATCCTTCCAGTATGGGCTGGATGTGGAGAAACCGGTGGACCATCACTTCCAGCACAAGGTCAAAGGCCCGGACGGTGTCACGTACGGATGCTACGGATTTGTAGATCCCGATGGCAAACCGCACCTGACCCACTACGTTTCCGACGTTAAGGGATACCGAGTGCTCGCACCAGAATCCGCCACCAAGATCTACATAGGCCGGTTGGAAAAGAGCAT AGATAACATCTACCAGGCATCGCAAGCGAAGGACGTCCAATGGAAGGACCTATTCTTCCCACCGGCTTGCAGGACTTTGTACGCCGACCTGTTGAAGAACTCACCTACGACTGCTCGCCCCGCAACTCCACGGCCAACTCCCGTACGTACCACTCCAGCACCAATTCCGTTCGAACCAGATTTCGGAGGCAGCAACGTACACGAGTCTATCGTTCCTCATGACAACGCGCCCTGTTCGCAAGTCTGCACTGACCTCAAATCAGAACTGCAAGAAATCAAATCCAAGCTGAAGACCCTTATCGACAGTTTGGCACAGAACGAGAGCAAACAGAAGTTCACTGGCAGCGCCGGTGGAAATCAAACGTATGCCTACTTCCCGGTAATGTTGAGCAATAGTGTTCCTGGAGGAGCCACACCCGGACAGATTGCCATGCCGGCATTCCAGTGTGGACGGCAGTAA